A single window of Metallosphaera hakonensis JCM 8857 = DSM 7519 DNA harbors:
- a CDS encoding ATP-NAD kinase family protein — MKVGLLVNPYAGAGGRSGLKGSDRIRVLNPEIPGRVKRFLSRSPDVLYLVPRGKMGAEYLDSNMKIVLSSGRDDSTREDTVLAVKEMIENGVDIIVFVGGDGTARDIAEVIDNAVPILGVPAGVKMHSGVFSTTPEAAGELLSHFIRGEARIVNTEVLDLDEEEYRRGKFVVKLYYIVKTISYSDLLTPSKEEYNYSDDIDSIAEFFIQDLIKDEITYIMGPGTTVKRIEQFLGYEPNFLSVDVFKGRKLIKYDANYNDLLKLTGELIKIVLTPVGKQGFVIGRGNQEIGPEILRRINREDLIIVSSRLKLNQIDCLRFDTGDPILDQKFSGVYRVIIGYREYMAISTCSNT, encoded by the coding sequence ATGAAAGTGGGTTTGCTAGTTAATCCCTATGCGGGGGCAGGAGGGAGGTCCGGACTAAAGGGCAGCGATAGGATTAGGGTGCTCAATCCAGAGATTCCAGGACGGGTTAAGAGGTTCCTCTCCAGGTCTCCCGATGTTCTCTACCTGGTTCCAAGGGGAAAAATGGGAGCGGAGTACTTGGATTCCAACATGAAGATCGTCCTTAGCTCTGGCAGAGATGATTCCACAAGGGAGGACACGGTTCTGGCGGTTAAAGAAATGATAGAGAATGGGGTAGACATCATTGTATTTGTTGGTGGAGACGGAACTGCTAGGGATATAGCTGAAGTAATTGATAATGCGGTTCCTATACTTGGAGTTCCGGCGGGAGTGAAGATGCATAGCGGAGTCTTCTCTACAACACCTGAAGCGGCCGGAGAACTTCTGTCGCATTTCATAAGGGGAGAGGCCAGGATCGTGAACACTGAGGTGCTGGATCTAGATGAGGAAGAATATAGAAGAGGGAAGTTTGTAGTAAAATTATATTATATTGTTAAAACTATATCATATAGTGATTTATTAACTCCTAGTAAAGAAGAATATAATTATTCTGACGATATTGATAGTATTGCTGAATTTTTTATACAAGATCTGATAAAAGATGAAATTACCTACATTATGGGACCAGGAACCACAGTCAAGAGAATCGAGCAATTTCTAGGATACGAACCGAACTTCCTCTCTGTAGATGTTTTTAAGGGAAGAAAATTAATAAAATACGATGCAAATTACAATGATCTGTTGAAGTTAACCGGGGAGTTAATTAAGATAGTCCTCACTCCCGTTGGGAAGCAAGGCTTCGTGATAGGTAGGGGGAACCAGGAAATTGGACCTGAGATATTGAGAAGGATAAACAGGGAAGACCTGATAATTGTATCCTCTCGGCTCAAATTAAATCAAATTGACTGTCTCAGATTTGATACTGGGGATCCTATCTTGGACCAGAAGTTTAGTGGAGTCTACAGAGTAATAATCGGTTATAGGGAATACATGGCGATCTCCACATGTAGTAACACTTAG
- a CDS encoding DUF4443 domain-containing protein yields MSAISALQEATKPRQGNRPSYDEAYVIWALNVIHDEAPVGRLTLMRRLGLGEASIKTMLRRLREMGLITVDKVGGADVTEKGKQLVDMWKSNVNISQVRLASLNWDALQIVLRNGSSLVEKMGVIRMRDLIIKDGAEAALITVKSNAGIEIPPRTEEFSIKSLLEEVTNLSLNFPSGSLIIYVIPRDIHLAHKIGISLMEHESGFAS; encoded by the coding sequence ATGAGTGCTATCTCTGCCCTCCAAGAAGCTACCAAACCTAGACAGGGAAATAGACCGAGCTATGATGAAGCATACGTGATATGGGCTCTCAACGTAATTCATGATGAGGCTCCGGTAGGCCGATTAACATTAATGAGGAGGCTTGGCCTTGGAGAGGCGTCAATCAAGACTATGCTTAGAAGACTTAGGGAAATGGGACTGATAACCGTAGATAAAGTCGGAGGGGCAGATGTGACAGAAAAGGGGAAGCAACTTGTTGATATGTGGAAATCAAACGTAAATATATCCCAGGTTAGACTCGCCTCACTTAACTGGGACGCTTTACAAATAGTTCTTAGGAATGGATCGTCGCTAGTTGAGAAAATGGGTGTGATTAGAATGAGGGATCTCATTATTAAGGATGGAGCTGAGGCCGCCTTGATTACAGTGAAAAGCAATGCGGGGATAGAAATCCCTCCAAGAACCGAAGAGTTTTCCATTAAGTCTCTCCTGGAGGAGGTAACTAATCTATCTCTCAATTTTCCATCAGGAAGCCTCATTATTTACGTTATCCCCAGGGACATTCATTTAGCTCACAAGATAGGTATATCCCTCATGGAACATGAAAGTGGGTTTGCTAGTTAA
- the argF gene encoding ornithine carbamoyltransferase: protein MLKGKNLLCLLDFDRWDLQRLLDVSFSMKERVMTNEVPKTLDGKRIALFFEKPSTRTRVSSELAISMLGGTPIVLTKNDVQISRGEPVEDTARVLGRMVHGIGARVQKHDTLLKLAEYSGRPTINLLSDLSHPLQALTDFMTVKEVFGTLNKPIAFVGDGGDNVLVSLMAFVSKFGLELRVASPKEMRPRPDVWKRIEEEAELSDAVIEFYDDPYEAIRGVSVVYTDVWISMGQESEAQRRREVLSKYRVTEDLMRYTSADSIFLHCLPAIRGEEVEQSVIDGKKSRVWDQAENRLYTAMSAFSLIY from the coding sequence ATGCTAAAAGGCAAAAATCTCTTGTGCCTGCTGGACTTTGACAGATGGGACCTTCAAAGATTACTTGACGTATCCTTCTCCATGAAGGAGAGAGTTATGACGAACGAAGTCCCTAAGACTCTTGATGGGAAGCGAATTGCCCTATTCTTTGAGAAGCCCAGCACAAGAACCAGAGTTAGCTCCGAGCTCGCCATATCAATGTTAGGGGGAACTCCCATTGTTCTTACTAAGAACGATGTCCAAATATCAAGGGGAGAGCCAGTGGAAGACACGGCGAGGGTTCTGGGGAGGATGGTTCACGGAATTGGAGCCCGAGTTCAGAAACACGACACCCTTCTAAAACTAGCTGAGTATTCAGGGAGGCCCACAATTAATCTACTTAGTGATCTCTCCCATCCACTACAAGCTCTAACCGATTTCATGACGGTGAAGGAGGTTTTCGGGACTCTAAACAAGCCCATCGCCTTCGTAGGTGATGGAGGTGATAACGTTCTGGTTAGTCTGATGGCCTTCGTCTCTAAGTTTGGACTGGAATTGAGAGTGGCTTCGCCCAAGGAAATGAGACCTAGGCCAGACGTGTGGAAAAGGATAGAAGAAGAGGCGGAGCTCAGTGACGCGGTGATAGAATTCTATGATGATCCATACGAGGCCATAAGAGGGGTGTCTGTGGTTTATACCGATGTCTGGATAAGTATGGGTCAAGAGAGCGAGGCTCAAAGAAGAAGAGAGGTCCTCTCAAAGTACAGGGTTACAGAGGACTTAATGAGATATACATCAGCAGATTCAATTTTCCTCCATTGTCTTCCTGCAATTAGAGGAGAGGAGGTAGAACAGAGCGTTATAGACGGAAAGAAGAGCAGAGTTTGGGATCAGGCTGAGAATAGGTTATACACTGCCATGTCAGCTTTCTCCTTGATTTATTGA
- a CDS encoding Nre family DNA repair protein, which produces MRKIPAELCVKCKGTKFLCGLNTCPITERFRAVVNTTSRISLDKGVLDGSTPPSAVVGERGYPKVSLSFNVAPGVIGDKARIYEDPANWWGKASIYDIINYRSSLVSNFSSIKVTDVWKLYEKELSLAVVSERPVQSESKFSGKLEMKLKFDGYVMPRGPAVKAEEIKVVDNPKLPRTLEKLIQDDVKSAEGVVELYRSKEEIYRIIDALSLGLLGSRKARKLVPTRWAITAVDSILGEDLRKRIINYPSVNEVTVFYQGYLGNHFHVILYPSAYTVSWVEIWHQMALWANELVIADLKEDFWGNYDTLDGGYMAARTSVLDYLNSISRSAGVIIIREITRDYFAPLGNWHIRETVKRAFHNRIAVTQNLEEAIDLIQSRLREKKVNLREVRTLRSLLSQKRIDTFFQ; this is translated from the coding sequence TTGAGAAAAATACCCGCAGAGCTATGCGTGAAGTGCAAGGGAACTAAGTTCCTCTGTGGTCTTAACACTTGTCCAATAACCGAGAGATTCAGGGCTGTAGTAAACACTACCTCCAGGATATCGCTAGATAAGGGGGTTCTCGACGGTTCCACTCCTCCAAGCGCGGTAGTTGGGGAGAGGGGGTATCCAAAGGTTTCCCTCAGCTTTAACGTTGCGCCTGGAGTAATAGGGGATAAGGCTAGGATCTATGAGGATCCGGCAAACTGGTGGGGTAAGGCATCGATTTACGACATTATTAACTACAGGTCGTCCCTTGTTTCAAACTTCTCCTCCATCAAGGTCACTGATGTTTGGAAGCTCTATGAGAAGGAACTATCTTTAGCTGTGGTTTCTGAAAGACCAGTGCAATCTGAGAGTAAATTCTCTGGAAAACTTGAAATGAAGCTGAAGTTTGATGGATATGTGATGCCCAGGGGTCCGGCAGTTAAGGCAGAGGAAATTAAGGTCGTAGATAATCCCAAGTTGCCGAGGACGTTGGAGAAGCTAATTCAGGACGATGTTAAATCTGCTGAAGGGGTTGTGGAACTTTATAGAAGTAAGGAGGAGATATATAGGATAATTGATGCACTCTCCCTAGGATTGCTGGGAAGCAGGAAGGCGAGGAAATTAGTGCCAACAAGGTGGGCAATAACTGCCGTAGATTCAATCCTTGGGGAAGATCTAAGGAAGAGGATAATAAACTACCCGTCAGTAAATGAGGTAACGGTGTTCTATCAGGGTTACCTAGGAAATCACTTTCACGTTATACTTTATCCCTCTGCGTACACGGTGTCCTGGGTTGAAATATGGCATCAAATGGCCCTGTGGGCCAACGAGTTGGTAATAGCTGACCTAAAGGAAGACTTCTGGGGTAATTACGATACTCTAGATGGCGGATACATGGCCGCTAGAACTTCGGTCCTGGATTACCTGAACTCGATCTCTAGATCTGCTGGCGTAATTATAATAAGGGAGATTACTAGGGACTACTTCGCCCCTTTGGGGAATTGGCATATAAGGGAGACGGTGAAAAGGGCCTTCCATAATAGGATTGCAGTGACCCAAAATCTAGAGGAAGCTATAGACTTAATCCAGTCCAGACTTAGGGAAAAGAAGGTAAATCTACGCGAAGTTAGAACCTTGAGGAGTTTATTATCTCAGAAAAGGATAGACACATTCTTTCAATAA
- a CDS encoding PHP-associated domain-containing protein, with product MRVDFHVHSFYSDGKHDPRTLVGYARKLGIFIALTDHDTSRGIDQVRGEVIPGQEVTTEFGHVVILCDFAPEPPKSLSSLLDYSRENSCVVFPSHPFDIFRQGIGKQVFNYVFNAIEIFNSKAPRKANEQAEKAAKSLSLPGLANSDSHVKEALGSAYNELNIDEFRVEDVLQGIMKGSVSPRPVGLTATAKLRIAEWYIERKLGLEKNTRRAMREVQGN from the coding sequence ATGAGGGTGGACTTTCACGTTCATTCTTTCTATAGTGACGGAAAACACGACCCACGAACTCTTGTTGGTTATGCACGGAAGTTAGGCATTTTTATCGCCCTCACAGATCACGATACATCGAGGGGAATCGACCAAGTTAGGGGAGAGGTCATTCCAGGGCAGGAAGTAACAACGGAGTTTGGCCATGTGGTGATCCTCTGCGATTTCGCCCCAGAACCGCCCAAAAGTTTGTCCTCTCTTCTCGATTACTCTAGGGAGAACTCGTGCGTGGTTTTTCCTTCTCATCCCTTTGATATTTTCAGACAGGGAATTGGAAAACAAGTTTTTAATTATGTTTTTAATGCAATCGAAATCTTTAATTCCAAGGCCCCTAGGAAAGCAAACGAACAGGCAGAAAAAGCTGCAAAGAGTCTTTCCCTCCCAGGATTGGCCAACAGCGACTCTCACGTTAAGGAGGCCCTAGGATCAGCGTATAATGAACTTAACATTGACGAGTTCAGGGTGGAAGATGTACTGCAAGGCATCATGAAGGGAAGTGTCTCGCCTAGGCCTGTAGGCCTGACAGCAACCGCTAAATTGAGGATTGCCGAATGGTATATAGAGAGGAAGCTGGGACTTGAGAAAAATACCCGCAGAGCTATGCGTGAAGTGCAAGGGAACTAA
- the asd gene encoding aspartate-semialdehyde dehydrogenase, translated as MDKLRVSLLGATGMVGQKMVRLLSTHPFIELTKVSASPGKIGKKYAESVKWVEGGEIPDEAKDLKIVSTEPEDHKDVDVVLSALPNELAEGIELKLVREGITVISNASPFRMDPEVPLINPEVNWEHLRLLETQRQKRGWKGLLVKNPNCTAAIMSMPIKPLLRYSINNMILTTLQAVSGAGYNGLSFMSITNNVIPFIKGEEEKIPKESGKMLGSLMGDSIKHVELKALVTSTRVPVKVGHMGVMYLFFDSPVNADEVKKELSSFRSLPQERNLPTAPKTPIRVLEGEDRPQPEIDVRAEGGMSISVGRIRNENGALRMVVLGDNLVRGAAGITILTLEVMKELGYV; from the coding sequence ATGGATAAGCTGAGAGTTTCCCTTTTAGGAGCAACTGGAATGGTAGGACAGAAAATGGTGAGGCTACTGTCAACTCATCCCTTCATAGAACTTACTAAGGTTAGCGCTTCCCCTGGAAAGATAGGGAAAAAGTATGCCGAGTCTGTGAAATGGGTAGAGGGCGGAGAGATTCCAGATGAGGCAAAAGATTTGAAGATCGTATCCACCGAGCCTGAGGACCATAAAGACGTTGACGTTGTTCTTTCAGCGCTACCCAACGAGTTAGCCGAGGGAATTGAGCTTAAGCTAGTTAGGGAGGGAATAACGGTTATCTCTAACGCGAGCCCCTTTAGGATGGATCCGGAGGTTCCTCTCATAAATCCTGAGGTGAACTGGGAGCATCTAAGGTTATTGGAGACTCAAAGACAAAAGAGGGGATGGAAGGGTCTCTTGGTTAAGAATCCGAATTGCACCGCGGCAATAATGAGTATGCCGATTAAACCCCTTCTTAGATACAGTATCAATAACATGATCCTAACTACACTTCAGGCAGTGAGCGGTGCTGGCTACAATGGTCTATCCTTTATGTCTATCACCAATAACGTTATTCCGTTTATAAAAGGTGAGGAGGAGAAAATACCAAAGGAGTCAGGGAAGATGTTGGGATCGCTTATGGGGGACTCAATCAAGCACGTCGAACTTAAGGCATTAGTAACATCTACCAGAGTACCAGTTAAGGTTGGTCACATGGGAGTAATGTACCTGTTCTTTGACTCCCCGGTTAACGCGGATGAAGTAAAGAAGGAACTCTCGTCCTTCAGATCCCTACCACAAGAGAGGAACCTACCAACCGCTCCGAAAACTCCCATAAGAGTACTGGAAGGGGAGGATAGGCCTCAACCGGAGATCGATGTAAGAGCTGAGGGTGGAATGAGCATTAGCGTAGGAAGGATAAGAAACGAGAACGGAGCTTTAAGAATGGTAGTGCTAGGGGACAACCTTGTCAGGGGCGCTGCAGGGATAACTATACTTACGCTGGAGGTTATGAAAGAGTTGGGCTACGTATGA
- a CDS encoding aspartate kinase — MLVVKIGGSIQKDERDFDLIAEKVSQYSASKKTVVVTSAIKGVTNSLIEATENRDRAVEIVSEMYDRHVKLLSKVAEGPEFESAFKSLSKLADELFRIAWSVKVLDEISMRVRDYILSFGERMASITLGAMLRSRNMDAQAYPEPVLITDDSFGEANVMEDLSMMEVKKLMDIKSRIVVIPGFIGKTPTDRYTTVGRGGSDYTATLVGKLLGFPEVRLITEVPGIMTADPRKFPGAKTISRLSLEEAMELAQMGAKRLHPRTFEPMFDRDLRVYIEGLYDEGYTLVQGTCDSSDKLKGIAVLDDLKLISVESTNIVGKIGSAARVMEKAREAGVNIVSLSQPASETTIHLVVDSKNASKLTSRLQELKDVETVNVQDANAVSVVGCGLRNKDLFKVVLREASSFEVASISRGLRNVSATFVVKKDEGFNLAKDLHEVVVKWIS, encoded by the coding sequence ATGCTAGTAGTTAAGATAGGCGGGTCGATCCAAAAGGATGAAAGGGATTTCGACCTCATTGCTGAGAAAGTATCTCAATACTCTGCATCCAAGAAGACCGTGGTAGTGACCTCTGCAATCAAGGGAGTCACCAATAGCCTCATAGAAGCCACTGAAAATAGGGACAGGGCAGTGGAAATAGTTAGCGAGATGTACGACAGACATGTTAAGCTTCTATCGAAAGTCGCTGAAGGGCCAGAGTTCGAAAGTGCGTTTAAATCCCTCTCAAAGTTAGCGGATGAGCTGTTCAGAATTGCATGGTCGGTTAAGGTCTTGGATGAGATTTCGATGAGAGTGCGGGACTACATCCTATCCTTTGGGGAGAGAATGGCAAGCATCACCTTAGGAGCCATGCTGAGATCAAGGAATATGGACGCTCAAGCCTATCCTGAACCCGTTTTGATAACGGACGATTCCTTTGGAGAGGCTAACGTGATGGAGGACCTATCAATGATGGAAGTCAAGAAACTCATGGACATAAAATCAAGGATAGTGGTGATCCCGGGCTTCATAGGTAAAACTCCAACTGATAGATATACTACAGTGGGTAGAGGAGGTAGCGATTACACTGCGACCTTGGTAGGGAAGTTATTGGGGTTTCCTGAAGTCAGATTGATAACCGAGGTCCCTGGGATCATGACAGCCGATCCCAGGAAATTCCCTGGAGCAAAGACTATTTCAAGGCTCTCCTTAGAGGAAGCGATGGAACTTGCCCAAATGGGCGCTAAGAGATTACACCCCAGAACCTTTGAACCTATGTTTGATAGGGATCTGAGGGTATACATAGAAGGTCTATATGACGAGGGTTACACTCTAGTTCAAGGAACCTGTGACTCTTCGGATAAACTAAAGGGAATAGCTGTGCTTGACGATCTGAAGTTAATCTCAGTTGAGAGTACCAACATAGTTGGGAAGATAGGATCGGCAGCTAGGGTCATGGAGAAGGCCAGAGAAGCCGGGGTCAATATTGTCTCTCTATCTCAACCCGCATCCGAGACAACTATTCACCTGGTAGTAGACTCTAAGAACGCTAGTAAACTGACTTCCCGCCTACAGGAGCTCAAGGACGTTGAGACCGTTAACGTCCAAGACGCTAACGCAGTAAGCGTGGTGGGATGCGGTCTAAGGAACAAGGACCTATTTAAGGTAGTTCTAAGGGAAGCATCATCCTTCGAGGTAGCCTCAATCTCTAGAGGGCTTAGAAACGTAAGCGCAACTTTCGTTGTAAAGAAGGATGAAGGTTTTAATTTAGCTAAGGACTTACATGAGGTTGTTGTGAAATGGATAAGCTGA
- the thrC gene encoding threonine synthase, giving the protein MRCIECGFQSELDQKMITCPRCGGIMEISVKLPSSFSFSNLRGRGVWRYSQAIAGNYKKIISINEGGTPLIRTRTGKEVYFKFEGANPTGSFKDRGMTVAISSAVNEGYKIVVAASTGNTAASAAAYSARAGLRIYLVLPKDKVAIGKLAQSILYGATILEVEGSFDIGMKAVIKLYKEMGLVYPLNSFNPWRLEGQKTIAYEITEEIGVPDYVFVPVGNAGNIYAIWKGFSELMNLGIIDRIPRMVGVQAEGASPIAKAIINNQEAPQFVENPETIATAIRIGKPVNWKKAMKAIKESQGTAIYVNDAEIMEAQRELARTEGIGAEPASVASFAGYKKAIEQGWVDRDNKVVMILTGHSLKDPDSMIRSSARRIVVNPDHLENIILGDLNASS; this is encoded by the coding sequence ATGCGTTGCATTGAATGCGGATTCCAAAGTGAGCTCGACCAGAAAATGATTACATGCCCTAGATGCGGAGGGATAATGGAGATCTCCGTGAAACTTCCCTCCTCATTCTCGTTCTCAAATTTGAGAGGGAGGGGAGTATGGAGATACTCTCAAGCTATAGCGGGAAATTACAAGAAGATTATCAGCATAAATGAAGGAGGTACCCCATTGATTAGGACCAGAACTGGCAAAGAGGTCTACTTTAAATTCGAAGGCGCAAATCCCACTGGAAGCTTCAAGGACAGGGGGATGACAGTAGCTATTAGTTCGGCAGTTAATGAAGGATACAAAATCGTTGTTGCAGCGTCCACTGGGAATACCGCTGCCTCCGCGGCCGCATACTCCGCTAGGGCAGGGCTTAGGATATATCTGGTGCTTCCAAAAGACAAGGTCGCCATTGGCAAGCTGGCCCAGTCTATACTTTACGGTGCTACAATTTTAGAGGTTGAGGGAAGCTTTGATATTGGCATGAAGGCAGTAATAAAATTGTATAAAGAAATGGGGCTAGTCTATCCTCTTAACTCTTTCAATCCATGGAGGCTTGAAGGACAGAAAACGATTGCCTATGAAATAACCGAGGAGATAGGGGTTCCTGACTACGTATTTGTGCCTGTAGGGAACGCCGGTAATATTTACGCCATCTGGAAGGGGTTCTCCGAGCTAATGAATCTGGGAATTATTGACCGGATACCTAGAATGGTAGGAGTCCAAGCTGAGGGGGCCTCCCCTATAGCCAAAGCCATAATAAATAACCAAGAAGCACCTCAATTCGTTGAGAACCCGGAGACCATAGCCACTGCGATCCGAATAGGGAAACCGGTTAACTGGAAGAAGGCAATGAAGGCGATCAAGGAGTCCCAAGGTACCGCAATCTACGTTAACGACGCTGAGATAATGGAAGCCCAAAGAGAGCTCGCTAGAACGGAGGGAATAGGGGCAGAACCCGCATCCGTTGCTTCCTTTGCGGGCTATAAGAAGGCAATTGAGCAAGGATGGGTAGATAGAGATAACAAGGTCGTCATGATTCTTACGGGTCACTCTCTGAAGGATCCCGATTCAATGATTAGGTCATCAGCTAGACGCATTGTAGTCAATCCTGATCATTTGGAAAATATTATTCTAGGTGATCTAAATGCTAGTAGTTAA